GATGATGACGGTATTGCCTGTTTGCATCTGAATCCGCATCAAATGATCTTGCAGATTGGCGCGTGTGAGCGAATCGAGCGCTCCGAACGGCTCATCCATCAACAGCACTTTCGGCTCGATGGCGAGGGCTCTGGCGATTCCGACACGCTGTTTCATCCCGCCGCTGATCTCACCGGGGAATTTGTCTTTGGCATGGTCGAGATTGACCATTTGGATATATTTCATCACGTGATCGCGGATTTCGCTGTTGCTGAGATCTTTGCCCAACACTTTTCGTACGGCCATCTCGATATTTTGATAGACACTGAGCCACGGGAGGAGCGAATGGTTTTGAAAGACCACGGCACGTTCCGGTCCGGGTGCCGTAATATGTTTGTCTTCCAACAGTATGGTTCCGTTACTGATCGTATCCAAGCCGGCTATCAGATTGAGAATCGTCGATTTTCCGCAGCCAGAGTGCCCGATAATCGAAACGATTTCATTTTCTTTAATCTCGAGTTTGACATCCCGAAGTGCGACATACTCTTTTCCTCCGCCCAAAGGGAAGATTTTATCGACATGATCGATTTTTAAAAATGGTTTTACACTCATGCCCGTCCTCGCTTTCGATAATCAAAGAAATCGGCAATCACACCCATGATGCCATCCAAAATCAGCCCTATCACCCCGACGATCGCAATTCCGATGATGATCGAGTGATAGTTTAGGTTGTTGTATTCATCCCAGATCCAAAACCCGATTCCTATACCGCCGGTGAGCATTTCAGCTGCGACAATAACGAGCCATGCAATCCCCAGTGAGAGCCGCATTCCCGTAAAAATAAACGGAACCGCAACCGGGAGGATGATCT
This window of the Sulfuricurvum sp. genome carries:
- a CDS encoding ABC transporter ATP-binding protein → MSVKPFLKIDHVDKIFPLGGGKEYVALRDVKLEIKENEIVSIIGHSGCGKSTILNLIAGLDTISNGTILLEDKHITAPGPERAVVFQNHSLLPWLSVYQNIEMAVRKVLGKDLSNSEIRDHVMKYIQMVNLDHAKDKFPGEISGGMKQRVGIARALAIEPKVLLMDEPFGALDSLTRANLQDHLMRIQMQTGNTVIIITHDVDEAVLLSDRVIMMTNGPEATIGEVLEVNLPRPRNRLELQHNEEYLRCRGAIIEFLYSKFAKEDE